The Candidatus Hydrogenedentota bacterium genome has a window encoding:
- the recJ gene encoding single-stranded-DNA-specific exonuclease RecJ: MNPLGVRRVWNIAPQDNAHAQELARALEIPPIVAQLLAQRGLSMPDDARGFLSPALSQLTDPMRLTGMREAVERITQARDRDEQVLVFGDYDVDGISGAAILVNGLRRFGLTRVRYGMPKRLTEGYGIDLDHVDEAAAQGVSLIVTVDNGISAHAAADHARARGIDLIITDHHAIENGLPDALAVINPQREPEDYPGRHLCGAGVAFKLSTALNGTPNDLDIAALGTVADIVPLVGENRTIVALGLRHMARHQRNGIAKLAQVAGIDLAGISSVDIGFQIGPRINAAGRLDDGLAALELLLTECPNQAAEIARMLNEANAERRSIEKDIYDEAVEELEACFQPAQRGIVVAREGWHPGVIGIVASKLQGRYHRPVVVIAGGEDGTGRGSARANGGFDMVRAFRGCQDHLVKFGGHQSAAGFTIALERVQAFAEAFEAEAQAQLGTGDILSPMDVDLIAAFSEIDAALLHALAKLEPLGHGNPAPVFCTLGVEAVASSARILKDQHLKITFRQDGRSFQAIGFNMAERFYTEDLSGPVDIAYTPQFNSWRGETAIQLLLKDIRPAAV, translated from the coding sequence GTGAACCCGCTCGGCGTCAGGCGCGTCTGGAATATCGCGCCGCAGGACAACGCGCACGCGCAGGAACTCGCGCGGGCGCTCGAAATCCCGCCCATCGTCGCGCAACTGCTCGCGCAGCGCGGGCTGAGCATGCCCGATGACGCCCGCGGCTTCCTGAGCCCCGCGCTCTCCCAGCTCACCGATCCCATGCGCCTCACCGGCATGCGCGAGGCCGTCGAGCGCATTACGCAGGCCCGGGATCGGGACGAGCAGGTCCTGGTGTTTGGCGACTACGACGTGGACGGGATCAGCGGCGCCGCAATCCTCGTGAACGGCCTGCGCCGTTTCGGCCTGACCCGGGTGCGCTACGGCATGCCCAAGCGACTTACGGAAGGCTACGGCATCGACCTCGATCACGTGGACGAGGCGGCGGCCCAGGGCGTTTCACTGATTGTAACCGTCGACAACGGCATCAGCGCGCACGCCGCCGCGGACCACGCCCGGGCCCGCGGCATCGACCTCATTATCACCGATCACCACGCCATCGAAAACGGGCTGCCGGACGCCCTGGCGGTCATCAACCCGCAGCGCGAGCCGGAAGACTACCCCGGGCGGCACCTGTGCGGCGCGGGCGTCGCCTTCAAGCTCTCCACGGCCCTGAACGGAACGCCGAACGACCTGGACATCGCCGCCCTCGGCACCGTGGCCGATATCGTGCCGCTGGTGGGGGAGAACCGGACCATCGTCGCGCTTGGCCTCAGGCACATGGCCCGCCACCAGCGCAACGGCATCGCGAAGCTCGCCCAGGTCGCCGGCATCGATCTCGCCGGCATCAGCTCCGTGGACATCGGCTTCCAGATCGGGCCGCGGATTAACGCGGCGGGACGCCTCGACGACGGGCTCGCGGCGCTTGAACTCCTGCTCACCGAATGCCCCAACCAGGCCGCCGAAATCGCGCGCATGCTGAACGAGGCGAACGCCGAGCGGCGCTCCATTGAAAAGGACATCTACGACGAAGCCGTCGAAGAGCTGGAAGCCTGTTTCCAGCCGGCGCAACGCGGCATCGTGGTCGCGCGGGAAGGCTGGCACCCCGGCGTCATCGGTATCGTCGCCTCCAAACTCCAGGGCCGCTACCACCGGCCGGTCGTGGTCATTGCCGGAGGCGAAGACGGGACTGGTCGCGGGTCCGCGCGCGCGAATGGCGGCTTCGATATGGTGCGCGCGTTTCGCGGCTGCCAGGATCACCTGGTGAAATTCGGGGGCCACCAGTCGGCGGCCGGTTTCACCATTGCGCTGGAACGCGTCCAGGCCTTCGCGGAGGCCTTCGAGGCCGAAGCGCAGGCCCAGCTTGGAACCGGCGATATCCTGTCCCCCATGGACGTCGATCTCATCGCGGCCTTCAGTGAAATCGACGCGGCGCTCCTCCACGCCCTCGCGAAACTGGAGCCCCTCGGCCACGGCAACCCCGCCCCGGTCTTCTGCACCCTCGGCGTCGAAGCCGTCGCATCATCCGCCCGCATCCTCAAGGATCAGCATCTGAAAATCACGTTCCGGCAGGACGGGCGCAGCTTCCAGGCCATCGGCTTCAACATGGCCGAACGTTTCTACACCGAGGATCTCTCCGGGCCGGTCGACATCGCCTACACGCCGCAGTTCAATTCCTGGCGCGGCGAGACGGCTATTCAGTTGCTCCTGAAGGATATCAGGCCCGCCGCCGTTTGA
- a CDS encoding ABC transporter ATP-binding protein: protein MPPCVVFNNVSKFYGPHFAVGGFSLEIAPGETVGLLGPNGAGKSTILYMLTGLVRPTSGTISLFGKDIRRNFVSVARRMGALVERPAFYEYLTVRRNLKIHASLCGREVNLDRALDLANMLEYASEKAGTLSHGLRQRLGLALAMLSEPELLILDEPTSGLDPEATQDILTLLRRLGEESRVTILFSSHLMHEVETLCSRVAIINKGRLVSCEETASLISYDRTQVEVLVEGAENAARRLQDQPWVVSAASRQGRLHVHLRDENVHQLNSFLLHAGYQVSGVIPRRRTLQDYFLKVLNS, encoded by the coding sequence ATGCCACCCTGTGTCGTGTTCAACAATGTCTCGAAGTTCTACGGCCCGCACTTCGCGGTCGGCGGCTTTTCGCTGGAAATTGCGCCCGGCGAGACCGTCGGTCTTCTGGGCCCGAACGGCGCGGGAAAAAGCACGATTCTCTATATGCTCACCGGCCTCGTACGGCCAACTTCGGGCACGATTTCTCTTTTCGGGAAGGATATCCGGAGGAACTTTGTCAGCGTGGCCCGCCGCATGGGCGCGCTGGTGGAGCGGCCCGCGTTCTACGAATACCTGACCGTCCGGCGCAACCTGAAGATTCACGCCAGCCTGTGCGGTCGGGAGGTGAACCTCGATCGGGCGCTGGATCTGGCCAACATGCTGGAATACGCGTCGGAAAAGGCCGGGACGCTCTCCCACGGCCTCCGGCAGCGCCTGGGGCTTGCCCTGGCGATGCTCTCCGAGCCGGAACTGCTGATTCTGGACGAGCCGACGTCGGGCCTCGATCCGGAAGCCACCCAGGACATCTTAACGCTGTTGCGCCGGCTGGGGGAGGAATCGCGGGTAACGATTCTCTTCTCGAGCCACCTCATGCACGAGGTGGAGACGCTTTGCAGCCGCGTCGCGATCATCAACAAGGGGCGTCTCGTATCGTGCGAAGAAACGGCGTCGCTCATCTCGTATGATCGCACGCAGGTGGAAGTCCTCGTGGAAGGGGCGGAAAACGCGGCGCGGCGCCTGCAGGATCAGCCATGGGTCGTCTCGGCGGCCTCCCGCCAGGGGCGGCTTCACGTGCACCTGCGGGATGAAAACGTACATCAACTGAACAGCTTTCTGCTCCACGCGGGCTACCAGGTGTCCGGGGTCATCCCCCGGCGGCGAACCCTGCAGGATTACTTCCTGAAGGTGCTCAACTCCTGA
- a CDS encoding ABC transporter permease, whose product MSIAGRIALLYRLEIMKAFRRRQSWIGPGLLVAVILLAPLVHPITRDGTGDYSFIAYVTPLSLNLLGYLMLLAFSAALVVSETERGVARGVLVRPVRRSEFIVAKLLTAFSYAALLTALTGAASWGVAALRGDLLGVHLGGELVYTGDAMIAAYAGGALLSLLPQWAGASLAILFSTAARGTGTAVSLSLGTWIAIDLVKYPLGIAPFVFTTYLDAPWQVFAHRGDALEYPWFPMAWQCALSSAPVIAASAALSLYIFNRRNLGSC is encoded by the coding sequence GTGTCCATTGCAGGCCGCATAGCGCTACTGTACCGGCTGGAGATCATGAAAGCCTTCCGGCGCCGCCAGTCCTGGATTGGCCCCGGATTGCTGGTCGCGGTCATCCTGCTTGCGCCGCTGGTGCATCCCATCACGCGAGACGGGACGGGCGACTACAGCTTCATCGCCTATGTTACCCCGCTGAGCCTGAATCTACTCGGTTACCTGATGCTGCTGGCCTTCAGCGCGGCGCTGGTCGTTTCCGAGACCGAGCGGGGCGTGGCCCGGGGCGTCCTCGTGCGGCCGGTGCGCCGGAGCGAGTTCATCGTGGCGAAGCTCCTGACCGCCTTCAGTTACGCGGCCTTGCTGACGGCCCTCACCGGCGCGGCGAGTTGGGGCGTGGCGGCGCTCCGGGGCGACCTTCTCGGGGTGCACCTGGGAGGCGAGTTGGTTTATACCGGCGACGCGATGATCGCCGCCTATGCCGGGGGCGCGCTGCTGTCGCTCTTGCCGCAGTGGGCGGGGGCAAGCCTGGCCATCCTGTTTTCCACCGCCGCCCGGGGGACGGGAACGGCGGTCAGCCTGAGCCTGGGGACCTGGATCGCGATCGACCTCGTCAAGTATCCGCTGGGTATCGCGCCTTTTGTGTTTACGACCTACCTGGACGCCCCCTGGCAGGTCTTCGCGCACCGCGGCGACGCCCTGGAATACCCGTGGTTTCCCATGGCCTGGCAGTGCGCGCTGAGCTCGGCTCCGGTCATCGCGGCCTCCGCGGCCCTCTCTTTGTATATCTTCAACCGGCGGAACCTCGGCTCATGTTGA
- a CDS encoding VCBS repeat-containing protein, whose amino-acid sequence MLIVYALLAAGPITFHDQPLPGIRIGPPTPFTGRPATNFLHADLDGDGEVEIILPGAIWFQERGRYPEELRRAWPGSASEGEADVAGREVFLRTPNHLFVYTWADEGWRESIDQPLDWPGVHPPAAGPPGPSRRLFRRFAHDLDGDGIPELVDLDSTGVHVFQRRGDRYEPAGLLPVLPAATPAPSATQAIWPETARRIVLPDESLSCRLLIAGSVIDVLSATPERSGYRQYRRERIQIEPGPEGGYTAGRRTSSTSGTLPPHVRPCYLNQDTVPDYAGGRWDVSGGSAVPIPIYETWASTDGGETFHIERAPAFQHARPLCSFVDFDGDGAMDLVTESTPFYARGARETFNRYLTESRLQHLVHIRRQDAGSFSGGPVLTHAVTIELGAPPISGGKMLDRYRAGQIVNITGDFNGDGCLDLAARTSATSLEVFLARGWEGFHTNAAATIAIPEHGDFSVADINGNGRADVLVSWEPDPGSGEAPEVVAYFTGPAPP is encoded by the coding sequence ATGTTGATCGTGTACGCCCTCCTTGCCGCCGGGCCGATCACGTTTCACGATCAGCCGCTCCCGGGGATTCGCATCGGCCCGCCCACCCCGTTCACGGGCCGTCCCGCCACGAACTTCCTGCACGCGGATCTCGATGGCGACGGCGAGGTGGAGATCATTCTCCCGGGCGCCATCTGGTTTCAGGAGCGCGGGCGCTATCCCGAGGAACTCCGGCGCGCGTGGCCCGGCAGCGCGAGCGAGGGCGAAGCCGATGTGGCGGGCCGGGAAGTGTTCCTTCGCACGCCCAACCACCTGTTCGTTTACACGTGGGCGGACGAGGGCTGGCGCGAGTCCATCGACCAGCCCCTGGACTGGCCCGGCGTGCACCCGCCGGCCGCCGGTCCGCCGGGCCCATCCCGGCGGCTCTTCCGGCGCTTCGCGCACGACCTCGACGGGGATGGAATTCCGGAACTCGTGGACCTGGACAGCACGGGGGTGCATGTATTTCAGCGGCGCGGCGATCGCTACGAACCCGCCGGCCTGCTGCCCGTCTTGCCCGCCGCCACGCCCGCGCCCTCCGCCACGCAGGCCATTTGGCCCGAGACGGCGCGCCGCATTGTTTTGCCGGACGAGTCGCTCTCTTGCCGGCTGCTGATTGCCGGCTCCGTTATTGACGTGCTCTCCGCAACACCGGAACGGAGCGGCTACCGGCAGTATCGCCGCGAACGTATCCAGATCGAGCCGGGGCCGGAAGGCGGCTACACCGCCGGCCGGCGCACTTCCTCCACCTCGGGCACGCTGCCCCCGCACGTGCGCCCGTGCTATTTGAACCAGGACACGGTTCCGGATTATGCGGGGGGGCGCTGGGACGTTTCGGGCGGTTCCGCCGTGCCGATCCCCATATACGAGACGTGGGCAAGCACGGACGGCGGGGAAACCTTTCACATTGAGCGGGCCCCGGCGTTTCAACACGCGCGGCCGCTGTGCAGTTTTGTGGATTTCGATGGGGATGGCGCGATGGATCTTGTCACGGAGTCCACGCCCTTCTATGCGCGGGGGGCCCGCGAGACGTTCAACCGCTATCTGACCGAGTCGCGGCTGCAACACCTGGTCCATATTCGCCGCCAGGATGCGGGTTCCTTTTCCGGCGGCCCCGTGTTAACCCACGCGGTCACCATCGAACTTGGGGCCCCCCCGATATCGGGCGGAAAGATGCTCGATCGTTACCGCGCGGGCCAGATTGTGAATATCACCGGCGACTTCAACGGGGACGGCTGTCTCGATCTCGCCGCGCGCACCTCCGCCACGTCGCTGGAGGTGTTTCTGGCGCGGGGTTGGGAGGGCTTTCACACCAACGCGGCCGCCACGATCGCCATCCCGGAGCACGGCGACTTTTCGGTGGCGGATATCAACGGTAACGGGCGAGCCGACGTGCTCGTGTCCTGGGAACCCGATCCGGGATCGGGCGAGGCGCCGGAGGTGGTCGCGTACTTCACCGGGCCGGCGCCGCCATGA
- a CDS encoding VCBS repeat-containing protein, which produces MTAALLIWAGLASCGLFDVQAIPWTPGASLCFPADTNLDGTAEVLVLDGHRLRAYRAGLAEPLFEIDLPPGAGPIDVADIDLDGVADLLAVRGDAVLAIALGAGGADPPRELFRLENQYSHSAGAPFPSVLAVDLEHAPRIALPRSGTLEIRSPSGVLEESYPIDLDQPQRFGLGRPFSYWSSQHAQAGPPDALEIRVSSAVAFRAPERGDGAIREFDTPDMRVGTPRQVSEAGARPPEQWPWFSVGTADSGDEHRALYSGSGVTGDTSTIRIRTANAASGEVRVGPARRYPGTLLIREDSTVDIDGDGFTDILLWKAKTPGISADSLARAASERTWPIRVTAHRYLPEKQRYSPTPSGHITIDAPIAWWLAPSRFGPLRDVILRDFDGDGATDFGCLTASDTLSVWTSEDGAFRGGPRFKRRFPAPVERIHFEIDLEGSGRSTLALECGRTLYLLRPRAAQADF; this is translated from the coding sequence ATGACGGCCGCGCTGCTGATCTGGGCGGGCCTGGCGAGTTGCGGGCTCTTCGACGTCCAGGCGATCCCCTGGACCCCGGGGGCTTCGCTGTGCTTCCCGGCGGACACCAATCTCGACGGCACCGCCGAGGTGCTTGTGCTCGATGGCCACCGGCTTCGCGCATATCGGGCGGGCCTCGCCGAACCCCTCTTCGAGATCGATCTGCCGCCGGGCGCCGGCCCGATAGACGTGGCCGACATTGACCTGGACGGCGTGGCGGACCTGCTGGCCGTCCGCGGCGACGCCGTGCTGGCCATTGCGCTTGGGGCCGGCGGCGCGGATCCGCCGCGCGAATTGTTTCGCCTGGAGAACCAATACAGCCACTCCGCCGGCGCGCCTTTTCCCAGCGTGCTCGCGGTCGATCTCGAACATGCGCCGCGCATTGCCCTGCCGCGCTCCGGCACACTGGAAATCCGGAGCCCATCCGGGGTGCTGGAAGAGTCGTACCCGATCGATCTGGACCAGCCGCAGCGTTTCGGATTGGGGCGTCCCTTCAGTTACTGGTCCAGCCAGCATGCACAGGCCGGCCCGCCGGACGCACTGGAAATCCGGGTAAGCAGCGCGGTGGCCTTCCGGGCTCCAGAGCGCGGCGACGGGGCCATCCGGGAGTTTGATACGCCGGATATGCGGGTGGGAACGCCACGGCAGGTATCGGAAGCCGGCGCGCGGCCCCCGGAACAGTGGCCGTGGTTTTCCGTGGGAACAGCGGATTCGGGCGACGAGCACCGCGCGCTTTACAGCGGGTCGGGCGTCACCGGGGACACGTCCACCATTCGCATACGCACCGCAAACGCGGCGTCCGGGGAAGTGCGAGTCGGGCCGGCCCGGCGCTACCCGGGAACCCTCTTGATCCGCGAGGACAGCACGGTTGACATCGATGGCGATGGCTTCACGGATATCCTGCTCTGGAAGGCGAAGACACCGGGGATTTCGGCGGATTCCCTGGCGCGTGCCGCCAGCGAGCGCACCTGGCCCATCCGCGTCACGGCCCACCGCTACCTTCCGGAGAAACAGCGCTACTCCCCCACGCCCTCGGGACACATCACGATCGACGCGCCCATCGCCTGGTGGCTGGCGCCGTCGCGATTCGGGCCGCTGCGCGACGTGATCCTGCGCGATTTTGACGGCGACGGCGCCACGGATTTCGGGTGCCTTACGGCGAGCGACACGCTTTCGGTCTGGACGTCGGAAGACGGCGCCTTCCGGGGCGGCCCGCGGTTCAAACGCCGCTTTCCCGCGCCGGTGGAACGGATCCATTTCGAAATCGATCTGGAGGGTTCGGGCCGGAGCACGCTGGCGCTGGAGTGCGGCCGGACGTTGTACCTGTTGCGTCCCCGCGCCGCGCAGGCCGACTTCTGA
- a CDS encoding BON domain-containing protein produces MAVLVVLASLLGAPGEQIVTGITDSAITTQINGLYLLNEHLNPFNIITTTNNGHVMLSGSVNDEIQKQLAEDLALGVRGVVFVDNRLVVINTVIGEKERRTWRERAADRALSAAVKSRMLLEGEFKGLRIGITAINSVITLSGVVPTEAHAEAMVRVAEETRGVADVVNNLTVHKKEEAYDIVRGTGRNIADEWIESRVATTIRLNRHLSIRELRVEVDDGICFLNGSVNSEEKKELAGQIADSIRGVVEVRNNIIVREGGEVVEPETDWDDPVGRGAPEPAIVGSEPLEDDFLTGSTPGVEKRPLADP; encoded by the coding sequence ATGGCGGTACTGGTAGTTCTGGCGTCTTTGCTGGGCGCCCCCGGCGAGCAGATTGTAACCGGCATTACGGACAGCGCGATCACGACCCAGATTAACGGGCTGTACCTGCTGAACGAGCATCTCAACCCGTTCAATATCATCACCACGACGAACAACGGCCACGTGATGCTCAGCGGAAGCGTGAACGACGAGATCCAGAAGCAGCTGGCCGAGGATCTGGCGCTCGGCGTCCGCGGCGTGGTGTTCGTTGACAACCGGCTGGTCGTGATTAACACGGTTATCGGCGAAAAGGAACGGCGGACCTGGCGCGAGCGGGCGGCCGATCGCGCCCTGTCCGCCGCGGTGAAATCGAGAATGCTGCTGGAGGGCGAGTTCAAGGGCCTGCGGATCGGCATTACCGCGATCAACAGTGTGATTACCCTCTCCGGCGTCGTGCCAACCGAAGCGCACGCCGAGGCGATGGTCCGTGTTGCCGAGGAAACACGCGGCGTGGCCGATGTAGTCAACAACCTGACCGTTCACAAGAAAGAGGAAGCCTACGATATCGTGCGCGGCACGGGAAGAAACATCGCCGACGAGTGGATCGAATCCCGGGTCGCCACCACGATACGCCTGAACCGCCATCTGAGCATTCGCGAGTTGCGCGTGGAGGTGGACGACGGGATCTGCTTCCTCAACGGCAGTGTCAACTCCGAGGAAAAAAAGGAATTGGCGGGCCAGATTGCGGACAGCATCCGCGGCGTGGTCGAAGTCCGAAACAACATCATTGTTCGCGAAGGCGGGGAAGTGGTGGAGCCGGAAACCGATTGGGACGATCCCGTCGGCCGGGGCGCGCCGGAGCCCGCGATTGTGGGTTCGGAGCCGCTTGAGGATGATTTTCTGACTGGGTCCACGCCTGGCGTGGAAAAGCGGCCGCTCGCGGATCCCTGA
- a CDS encoding DUF1080 domain-containing protein has product MKHDRHRGRWAAAAAITGLALGALFLWRVLPSGGPVPEGVPTAPPAGEGWLNLLDAAHAGGWRNITDDATIFEIQDGTLHIFGKSFYPLRYVAWETERLADFELHLEYRVARRANSGVFLRAQPNDPVHRGFEVQVLDDFGSAPHKRGAGGIYDVVTPMFNLARPAGEWNSFDIRVAGPHVTVRHNGWLVVQADLSQMTEPLGKFEIPFAELPGEGLLMLQDHGGAVWYRNIFIRKLPGVASGSVFPPAAD; this is encoded by the coding sequence ATGAAGCATGACCGCCATCGCGGACGCTGGGCCGCCGCGGCCGCAATAACGGGTTTGGCGCTTGGCGCCCTTTTTCTCTGGCGGGTGCTCCCGTCCGGCGGGCCGGTCCCGGAGGGCGTTCCCACGGCGCCGCCGGCCGGGGAGGGCTGGCTCAATCTCCTGGACGCGGCGCACGCGGGCGGCTGGCGCAATATCACGGATGACGCGACCATTTTTGAGATCCAGGATGGAACGCTGCACATTTTCGGCAAGAGCTTCTACCCGTTGCGTTATGTCGCCTGGGAGACGGAACGCCTCGCCGATTTCGAACTTCACCTCGAATACAGGGTGGCCCGGCGCGCGAACAGCGGGGTGTTTCTGCGCGCGCAGCCCAACGATCCGGTGCATCGCGGTTTTGAGGTCCAGGTGCTGGATGATTTCGGGTCCGCGCCGCACAAACGCGGCGCGGGCGGGATCTACGACGTGGTTACGCCGATGTTCAACCTGGCGCGCCCGGCGGGCGAATGGAACAGCTTCGACATCCGGGTGGCGGGCCCTCATGTGACGGTGCGGCACAACGGGTGGCTTGTGGTGCAGGCCGATCTCTCGCAAATGACCGAGCCGCTGGGCAAATTCGAGATCCCGTTCGCGGAATTGCCGGGCGAGGGGCTTCTCATGCTGCAAGACCACGGCGGGGCCGTCTGGTACCGGAACATCTTTATCAGGAAGCTGCCGGGGGTGGCGTCTGGCTCAGTTTTTCCTCCAGCAGCAGATTAA
- a CDS encoding ion transporter, with protein MNALDLNQNDEYPCSNGSQDSGGQSRLKAFINSPLFGRIILGVILLNAMLIGASTYHRLPVFKAIEWVCIWIFVAELALKFYARKGLREFFTSGWNIFDIIVVGSAFLPNISTFATLLRVLRVFRVLRLVDGLAELRLIVSVLIRSLSSMLYIAVLMSICFYLYAVLGVELFGKGQPMEYGTLHEAFFSLFRSLTCEDWTDLRYDGLPHGNYWIVTVYHVSWIMLSTFLLINLVVGAVLNNYQEVHNQELKRHGGEGESESLDARIARLSKELNLLLEEKLSQTPPPAAS; from the coding sequence ATGAACGCCCTCGATCTCAACCAGAACGACGAGTACCCCTGTTCCAACGGCAGCCAGGATAGCGGCGGACAATCGCGGCTGAAAGCGTTCATAAACAGCCCGCTGTTCGGCCGGATCATCCTCGGCGTTATCCTGCTGAACGCGATGTTGATCGGGGCCTCCACCTACCACCGGCTGCCGGTATTCAAGGCCATCGAATGGGTTTGTATCTGGATATTTGTCGCCGAACTGGCCCTCAAATTCTACGCCCGTAAGGGCCTGCGAGAATTCTTCACCAGCGGATGGAACATTTTCGACATAATCGTCGTCGGTTCGGCCTTCCTGCCCAATATTTCCACCTTCGCCACACTGCTCCGCGTGCTCCGCGTATTTCGGGTGCTCCGCCTCGTGGACGGCCTCGCGGAACTGCGCCTCATCGTATCGGTGTTGATCCGTTCCCTCTCCTCCATGCTCTATATCGCCGTGCTGATGTCCATCTGCTTCTACCTCTACGCCGTCCTCGGCGTCGAGCTCTTCGGCAAGGGACAGCCCATGGAGTACGGCACCCTGCACGAAGCATTTTTCTCCCTGTTTCGTTCGCTCACCTGCGAAGACTGGACCGACCTGCGCTACGACGGGCTTCCGCACGGCAATTACTGGATAGTCACCGTATACCACGTTTCCTGGATCATGCTCAGCACCTTCCTGCTCATCAACCTCGTCGTTGGCGCGGTCCTGAACAACTATCAGGAAGTGCACAACCAGGAACTCAAGCGGCACGGCGGCGAGGGCGAGTCCGAATCCCTCGACGCCCGGATCGCCCGGTTGAGCAAGGAGCTTAATCTGCTGCTGGAGGAAAAACTGAGCCAGACGCCACCCCCGGCAGCTTCCTGA